A single genomic interval of Nocardioides palaemonis harbors:
- a CDS encoding extracellular solute-binding protein, with translation MVRIKKTLTGLAVTALAVTSLAACGSDDDSSGNNDGGPESADIRVWLNGTDTPQEARDWLKKTFEEDHPGSTLTIEQQEWDGLVEKLTTSLSSESETPDVVEIGNTQAPTFTSAGAFADMTDALGYLGGDDLLPGFVDGATVDGETYAVPYYAGSKYIFYRKDLLKDAGLEVPTTLDEFVQTAVALKKANPKPANFSGFWFPGQDWRNGAAFVWAAGGDLATEDGGEWSPALSSPESVAGLEMAQELFEQASGAPKDGNEADPWTPFCAGEVGMMSTPGWVKGLIEAEDTGCPDTFAKQMGVFALPGADGSPAPVLLGGSDIAIAAKSPNQDLAQDAVALMLSDDYQTIMAEAGLTPAKESLASLLGDDEYAAATIEAASNAKLTPAAPGWANVEGSRVLEDLFSAIAQGGDVTELATKADEQMSGQLNG, from the coding sequence GTGGTGCGCATCAAGAAGACGCTGACCGGACTGGCGGTCACTGCGCTGGCCGTCACCTCGCTCGCCGCGTGCGGCAGCGACGACGACTCGTCGGGCAACAACGACGGCGGGCCGGAGTCGGCCGACATCCGGGTCTGGCTCAACGGCACGGACACCCCGCAGGAGGCCCGTGACTGGCTGAAGAAGACGTTCGAGGAGGACCACCCCGGCTCGACGCTGACGATCGAGCAGCAGGAGTGGGACGGGCTGGTGGAGAAGCTGACCACCTCGCTGTCCAGCGAGTCCGAGACCCCCGACGTCGTCGAGATCGGCAACACCCAGGCGCCGACCTTCACCTCGGCCGGCGCGTTCGCCGACATGACCGACGCGCTCGGCTACCTCGGCGGCGACGACCTGCTGCCGGGCTTCGTCGACGGCGCGACCGTCGACGGAGAGACCTACGCGGTGCCCTACTACGCGGGCTCGAAGTACATCTTCTACCGCAAGGACCTGCTGAAGGACGCGGGCCTCGAGGTCCCGACCACGCTCGACGAGTTCGTCCAGACGGCCGTCGCGCTGAAGAAGGCCAACCCCAAGCCGGCGAACTTCTCCGGCTTCTGGTTCCCCGGCCAGGACTGGCGCAACGGCGCCGCGTTCGTCTGGGCCGCCGGCGGCGACCTGGCGACCGAGGACGGCGGCGAGTGGAGCCCCGCACTCAGCTCGCCCGAGTCGGTCGCGGGCCTCGAGATGGCCCAGGAGCTCTTCGAGCAGGCGTCGGGCGCGCCCAAGGACGGCAACGAGGCCGACCCGTGGACCCCGTTCTGCGCCGGCGAGGTCGGCATGATGTCGACGCCCGGCTGGGTCAAGGGCCTGATCGAGGCCGAGGACACCGGCTGCCCGGACACCTTCGCCAAGCAGATGGGCGTCTTCGCGCTGCCCGGCGCCGACGGCTCCCCGGCCCCGGTGCTGCTCGGCGGCTCGGACATCGCGATCGCCGCGAAGTCCCCCAACCAGGACCTCGCGCAGGACGCGGTCGCGCTGATGCTCAGCGACGACTACCAGACGATCATGGCCGAGGCCGGCCTCACGCCGGCCAAGGAGTCGCTCGCCTCGCTCCTCGGCGACGACGAGTACGCCGCCGCGACCATCGAGGCCGCGTCCAACGCCAAGCTCACGCCGGCCGCGCCCGGCTGGGCCAACGTCGAGGGCTCGCGGGTCCTGGAGGACCTGTTCAGCGCCATCGCCCAGGGCGGTGACGTGACCGAGCTCGCGACCAAGGCCGACGAGCAGATGAGCGGCCAGCTCAACGGCTGA
- a CDS encoding carbohydrate ABC transporter permease, which yields MSTQTTGRPDVHRPQRPEEEAPVSQPPAPRRRDPLPYALLVPAVLALALALGYPLVRQLVLSFQEFGLAQQFGRPPEWVGMDNYRALLTDAYLWRVTARTIVFCLVNAALTMLLGVGLALVMRSMSRGVRLLAQTGLLLAWAMPVVASLTVWQWLFDTQYGVVNYLLTQLGADYEGHGWLLRPLSFFFVATVVVVWMSVPFVAFTVYAALTQLPEELEEAAEIDGATAWQRLTSIILPTIRPVLLVVALLQVIWDLRVFTQIYILQEAGGSARDTNLLGTYIYRLGIGGGDFGTSAAVAVFMLALTVVLTAPYVRAMLRQERQA from the coding sequence ATGAGCACCCAGACCACGGGCCGACCCGACGTCCACCGGCCGCAGCGACCGGAGGAGGAGGCACCGGTGAGCCAGCCCCCCGCCCCGCGTCGCCGCGACCCGCTGCCGTACGCGCTCCTCGTCCCGGCCGTCCTCGCCCTGGCCCTCGCGCTGGGCTACCCGCTGGTGCGCCAGCTGGTGCTGTCGTTCCAGGAGTTCGGGCTCGCCCAGCAGTTCGGTCGGCCGCCGGAGTGGGTGGGGATGGACAACTACCGCGCGCTGCTCACCGACGCGTACCTGTGGCGGGTGACCGCCCGCACCATCGTGTTCTGCCTGGTCAACGCCGCGCTCACGATGCTCCTCGGCGTCGGGCTCGCGCTGGTGATGCGGTCGATGTCGCGCGGGGTGCGGCTGCTCGCCCAGACCGGGCTGCTGCTCGCCTGGGCGATGCCGGTGGTCGCGTCGCTGACGGTCTGGCAGTGGCTCTTCGACACCCAGTACGGCGTGGTCAACTACCTGCTCACCCAGCTCGGCGCCGACTACGAGGGGCACGGCTGGCTGCTGCGGCCGCTCTCGTTCTTCTTCGTCGCCACCGTCGTCGTGGTCTGGATGAGCGTCCCGTTCGTCGCCTTCACCGTCTACGCCGCGCTCACCCAGCTGCCCGAGGAGCTCGAGGAGGCGGCCGAGATCGACGGCGCCACCGCCTGGCAGCGGCTGACCTCGATCATCCTGCCGACCATCCGGCCGGTGCTGCTGGTCGTCGCGCTGCTCCAGGTCATCTGGGACCTGCGGGTCTTCACCCAGATCTACATCCTCCAGGAGGCCGGCGGCTCGGCCCGCGACACCAACCTCCTCGGCACCTACATCTACCGCCTCGGCATCGGCGGCGGTGACTTCGGCACCTCGGCCGCCGTCGCGGTCTTCATGCTCGCCCTGACGGTGGTGCTCACGGCGCCCTACGTCCGCGCGATGCTGCGCCAGGAGAGGCAGGCCTGA
- a CDS encoding carbohydrate ABC transporter permease, with translation MPRTPSRPVRWSANAVGVVAFVLAAFPVYWMVNSSFLDRNQIRNPVPTWVPFGGDLDNFRTVFETDQFLSAMRTSLVVTGLTLVVALTFAFVAAVAVSRFRFRGRVPFIVTLLVIQMIPAEGLFISQYKMLEAADLLNTVVGLTLVYVAGVLPFTIWTLRGFVEGVPYELEEAAMMDGCTRTQAFFRVTFPLLAPGLVATGVFGFIQAWNEFTLALVVMTREDHRTLPLWLSTFTDVNRGTDWGGIMAGSTLIAVPVIVFFLLVQGRMASGLTSGAVKG, from the coding sequence ATGCCACGTACCCCGTCCCGTCCGGTCCGCTGGTCGGCCAACGCCGTCGGCGTCGTGGCCTTCGTGCTCGCCGCCTTCCCGGTCTACTGGATGGTCAACAGCTCCTTCCTCGACCGCAACCAGATCCGCAACCCCGTCCCGACGTGGGTGCCCTTCGGTGGCGACCTCGACAACTTCCGCACCGTCTTCGAGACCGACCAGTTCCTCAGCGCGATGCGGACCAGCCTGGTCGTCACCGGCCTGACGCTGGTGGTGGCGCTGACGTTCGCCTTCGTCGCCGCCGTCGCGGTGTCGCGCTTCCGCTTCCGCGGCCGAGTCCCGTTCATCGTGACGCTGCTGGTCATCCAGATGATCCCGGCCGAGGGCCTGTTCATCTCCCAGTACAAGATGCTGGAGGCGGCGGACCTGCTCAACACCGTCGTGGGCCTCACCCTGGTCTACGTCGCGGGCGTGCTGCCCTTCACCATCTGGACCCTGCGCGGCTTCGTCGAGGGCGTGCCCTACGAGCTCGAGGAGGCGGCGATGATGGACGGCTGCACCCGCACCCAGGCGTTCTTCCGGGTCACCTTCCCGCTGCTCGCCCCCGGCCTCGTCGCCACCGGTGTCTTCGGCTTCATCCAGGCCTGGAACGAGTTCACGCTCGCGCTGGTCGTGATGACCCGGGAGGACCACCGCACGCTGCCCTTGTGGCTGTCGACCTTCACCGACGTCAACCGCGGCACCGACTGGGGCGGCATCATGGCCGGCTCCACGCTCATCGCGGTGCCGGTGATCGTGTTCTTCCTGCTCGTCCAGGGCCGGATGGCCAGCGGCCTCACGTCCGGCGCGGTGAAGGGGTGA
- a CDS encoding glycoside hydrolase family 3 N-terminal domain-containing protein: MDVRTLALQVLLPGFEGTTLPDDYRDLLEQGLGGVCLFGSNTAGGHAATAALTAAVRAANPLAVVAVDEEGGDVSRLHTREPSPVLGAAALGGAGDLDLTEAVGRWVGHELAALGITLDLAPDADVNSDPLNPVIGTRSFGTEPHRVAEHVAAWTRGVQSAGVAACAKHFPGHGDTAVDSHLDLPRVDVDADTLAARELVPFDASVEAGTAAVMTSHIVVPALDPHRPATLSPVVLAMLRDVLEFDGVVVSDALDMAGASAEHGIPEAAVLALVAGCDLLCIGPDKPASLVHEVRDAVVAAVADGRLPAPRLAEAAGRVRAMRVDATSQPALPDHDRQVAAVAASLVREGTLPDLAGATVVSVETTANIAVGDVAWGIRPDTRVDASGDGLPEGGPLVVQVRDAARRPEVLDLLRSLADSGRAAVVVEWGWPGAYDVGLPRICTRGSSAPAVAAVEAVLREAGWTR; this comes from the coding sequence GTGGACGTACGCACGCTGGCGCTGCAGGTGCTGCTGCCGGGCTTCGAGGGCACCACGCTGCCCGACGACTACCGCGACCTGCTGGAGCAGGGCCTCGGCGGGGTGTGCCTCTTCGGCAGCAACACCGCCGGCGGCCACGCCGCGACCGCGGCGCTCACCGCGGCCGTACGCGCTGCCAACCCGCTCGCCGTGGTCGCGGTCGACGAGGAGGGTGGCGACGTCAGCCGGCTGCACACCCGCGAGCCGAGCCCGGTGCTCGGCGCGGCCGCGCTCGGCGGCGCTGGCGACCTCGACCTGACCGAGGCGGTCGGCCGCTGGGTGGGCCACGAGCTCGCGGCGCTCGGGATCACCCTCGACCTCGCGCCCGACGCCGACGTCAACAGCGACCCGCTCAACCCGGTCATCGGCACCCGCAGCTTCGGCACCGAGCCGCACCGGGTCGCCGAGCACGTCGCCGCCTGGACCCGTGGCGTGCAGTCGGCCGGCGTGGCCGCCTGTGCCAAGCACTTCCCGGGCCACGGCGACACCGCCGTCGACAGCCACCTCGACCTGCCCCGCGTCGACGTCGACGCCGACACCCTCGCCGCGCGCGAGCTGGTGCCGTTCGACGCCTCCGTCGAGGCCGGCACCGCCGCGGTGATGACCTCCCACATCGTCGTGCCGGCCCTCGACCCGCACCGCCCCGCCACCCTCAGCCCGGTCGTGCTCGCGATGCTGCGCGACGTGCTGGAGTTCGACGGCGTCGTCGTGAGCGACGCGCTCGACATGGCCGGGGCGTCCGCCGAGCACGGCATCCCCGAGGCCGCCGTGCTGGCGCTGGTCGCGGGGTGTGACCTCCTCTGCATCGGGCCCGACAAGCCCGCGTCGCTGGTCCACGAGGTCCGTGACGCGGTGGTGGCGGCCGTCGCGGACGGACGGCTCCCCGCGCCCCGGCTCGCGGAGGCCGCGGGCCGGGTCCGCGCGATGCGGGTGGACGCCACCTCGCAGCCGGCCCTGCCCGACCACGACCGGCAGGTCGCGGCGGTCGCCGCCTCCCTGGTGCGCGAGGGCACGCTGCCCGACCTCGCCGGGGCGACGGTCGTGTCGGTCGAGACCACCGCCAACATCGCGGTCGGCGACGTCGCGTGGGGGATCCGCCCCGACACACGGGTCGACGCCTCGGGCGACGGGCTCCCGGAGGGCGGGCCGCTGGTCGTCCAGGTGCGCGACGCCGCGCGTCGCCCCGAGGTGCTCGACCTGCTGCGCTCGCTGGCCGACTCCGGTCGCGCGGCGGTCGTGGTCGAGTGGGGCTGGCCCGGGGCGTACGACGTCGGCCTCCCGCGGATCTGCACCCGCGGCTCGTCGGCCCCCGCCGTCGCCGCCGTCGAGGCGGTCCTGCGCGAGGCGGGGTGGACGCGATGA
- a CDS encoding ROK family protein produces MSPSLAGDRTVGLDIGGTKTHGVVVEPDGSVLAQVRRETVPGAEGLLATAHAVFEALRAETGLALDGRLGVGVPGLVDVGRGVLRHAVNLGVDGDDLPLRQLLSERLGVPVVVENDVNAAALAAQALTGVDDVVYLSLGTGLAAGVVVDGRLRRGAHGAAGEIGHVPVDPAGERCGCGQRGCLETVASGRAVARAWPTVRGHAAAALFAAATAGDAKAITVRDRYCWGVASAVRVLGLTIDPERIVVGGGVAEVGEPLREGVVRQLDRLGEDSPFLASLELGERLVMVPPRLPVAAVGAAIRGR; encoded by the coding sequence ATGAGCCCGTCGCTCGCCGGCGACCGCACCGTCGGGCTCGACATCGGCGGCACCAAGACCCACGGCGTCGTCGTGGAGCCCGACGGGTCGGTGCTCGCGCAGGTGCGGCGGGAGACCGTGCCGGGCGCGGAGGGCCTGCTGGCCACTGCCCACGCCGTGTTCGAGGCGCTGCGCGCCGAGACCGGCCTCGCGCTCGACGGACGGCTCGGCGTCGGTGTGCCCGGCCTCGTCGACGTCGGCCGCGGGGTGCTGCGGCACGCCGTCAACCTCGGCGTCGACGGCGACGACCTGCCGCTGCGCCAGCTGCTGTCCGAGCGCCTCGGCGTACCGGTCGTGGTGGAGAACGACGTCAACGCCGCAGCGCTCGCCGCCCAGGCGCTCACCGGGGTCGACGACGTGGTCTACCTCAGCCTCGGCACGGGGCTCGCCGCCGGCGTGGTCGTCGACGGCCGGCTGCGCCGCGGCGCCCATGGAGCCGCGGGCGAGATCGGGCACGTCCCGGTCGACCCGGCAGGCGAGCGCTGCGGCTGCGGCCAGCGCGGCTGCCTCGAGACGGTCGCCTCCGGGCGGGCCGTCGCGCGGGCGTGGCCGACGGTCCGGGGTCACGCCGCCGCCGCGCTGTTCGCCGCGGCCACGGCCGGCGACGCAAAGGCGATCACGGTGCGCGACCGCTACTGCTGGGGCGTCGCCAGCGCGGTCCGGGTGCTGGGCCTGACCATCGACCCCGAGCGGATCGTCGTCGGCGGGGGAGTCGCCGAGGTCGGCGAGCCGCTGCGCGAGGGCGTGGTCCGCCAGCTCGACCGGCTGGGCGAGGACTCGCCGTTCCTGGCCTCGCTCGAGCTCGGCGAGCGGCTGGTGATGGTCCCGCCCAGGCTCCCCGTCGCCGCTGTCGGGGCCGCCATCCGCGGACGCTGA
- a CDS encoding hemolysin family protein — MEAGTWIDVLLVLAFILVGGVFAATEIALVSLRAGQVDRLDTEGGRGHAVASLARDPNRFLSAVQIGVTVAGFFSAAFGASTLAPSFAGAWETLGVPAPDTVSLVVTTLVVSYLSLVLGELVPKRLALQRSVGVSKLFAPPLGVFARIMTPVIWLLSLSTNALVRLLGGNPDAAGDEVDEEELRMMISGHEDIPEDERKLVDDVFDAGDRSLSEVMKPRGDVVFLRGDLSLADAVTVIASEPYTRYPVTGASFDEILGYLHLRDVLGHADDRERTVADLTRDLPVLPRTNRVLPSMDQLRKQGAHIALVVDEYGGTDGIVTLEDLMEELVGEIQDEYDRDAEREAAADPETYDAGLSIEDFADRSGVELVDGPYETVAGYVLHGLARMAEVGDRVAADAHQLEVAEVDGHRITRVRLHQAPEPVDAEQPAED, encoded by the coding sequence GTGGAAGCCGGTACCTGGATCGACGTCCTGCTCGTCCTCGCGTTCATCCTCGTGGGTGGTGTCTTCGCCGCGACCGAGATCGCGCTGGTGTCGCTGCGCGCCGGGCAGGTCGACCGCCTCGACACCGAGGGCGGTCGCGGTCACGCGGTCGCGTCGCTCGCGCGCGACCCCAACCGGTTCCTGTCCGCGGTGCAGATCGGCGTCACCGTCGCGGGGTTCTTCTCCGCGGCGTTCGGCGCCTCGACGCTCGCTCCGTCCTTCGCGGGAGCCTGGGAGACCCTCGGGGTCCCGGCGCCCGACACCGTGTCCCTGGTCGTGACGACCCTCGTCGTGTCATACCTCTCCCTCGTCCTGGGCGAGCTGGTTCCGAAGCGGCTCGCGCTGCAGCGCTCGGTCGGCGTCTCCAAGCTCTTCGCGCCGCCGCTGGGCGTCTTCGCGCGGATCATGACGCCGGTGATCTGGCTGCTCTCGCTGTCCACCAACGCGCTCGTGCGTCTCCTCGGCGGCAACCCCGACGCCGCGGGCGACGAGGTCGACGAGGAGGAGCTGCGGATGATGATCTCCGGCCACGAGGACATCCCGGAGGACGAGCGCAAGCTCGTCGACGACGTCTTCGACGCCGGCGACCGCTCGCTCAGCGAGGTGATGAAGCCGCGCGGCGACGTGGTGTTCCTCCGCGGTGACCTGAGCCTCGCGGACGCCGTCACCGTGATCGCGTCCGAGCCCTACACCCGCTACCCGGTCACCGGCGCGAGCTTCGACGAGATCCTGGGCTACCTCCACCTGCGCGACGTCCTCGGCCACGCCGACGACCGCGAGCGGACCGTCGCCGACCTCACCCGCGACCTGCCGGTGCTGCCGCGCACCAACCGGGTCCTGCCGTCGATGGACCAGCTGCGCAAGCAGGGCGCCCACATCGCGCTCGTCGTCGACGAGTACGGCGGCACCGACGGCATCGTCACCCTCGAGGACCTGATGGAGGAGCTGGTCGGCGAGATCCAGGACGAGTACGACCGTGACGCCGAGCGCGAGGCCGCGGCCGACCCCGAGACGTACGACGCCGGGCTCAGCATCGAGGACTTCGCCGACCGCTCCGGGGTGGAGCTCGTCGACGGTCCCTACGAGACGGTCGCGGGCTACGTCCTGCACGGGCTGGCGCGGATGGCCGAGGTCGGCGACCGGGTCGCCGCGGACGCCCACCAGCTCGAGGTCGCCGAGGTCGACGGCCACCGGATCACCCGGGTGCGCCTGCACCAGGCGCCCGAGCCGGTCGACGCCGAGCAGCCTGCCGAGGACTGA
- a CDS encoding transporter substrate-binding domain-containing protein, translated as MTLRDLAPTGTLRASINLGNPVLAQGTAGAPSGVTVDLARELAARIGVPVELLCFDAARDSFAAIEDGRADVCFLAVDPARAESVAFSAPYGVIEGVYVVPDDSPLTAADDVDRPGVRVGVKKGSAYDLFLTRTLAHSEVVRGAEGTTVFLDEGLEVGAGIRQPVTDFAAAHPGTRVLEPRFMEIQQAVGVPRSRSAAAVDALRAFVEDVKASGFVAESLARSGRTDASVAPPA; from the coding sequence GTGACCCTCCGCGACCTCGCCCCCACCGGCACCCTCCGCGCCTCGATCAACCTCGGCAACCCGGTGCTCGCCCAGGGCACGGCGGGCGCCCCGTCCGGCGTCACGGTCGACCTCGCCCGCGAGCTCGCTGCGCGGATCGGGGTGCCGGTCGAGCTGCTGTGCTTCGACGCCGCGCGCGACTCCTTCGCCGCGATCGAGGACGGCCGCGCCGACGTCTGCTTCCTCGCCGTCGACCCGGCGCGTGCCGAGTCGGTCGCCTTCTCCGCGCCGTACGGCGTGATCGAGGGCGTCTACGTGGTCCCTGACGACTCCCCGCTGACGGCCGCCGACGACGTGGACCGGCCTGGTGTCCGCGTGGGCGTGAAGAAGGGCTCGGCCTACGACCTGTTCCTCACCCGCACGCTGGCGCACTCCGAGGTGGTGCGCGGCGCCGAGGGCACGACGGTCTTCCTCGACGAGGGGCTCGAGGTCGGCGCCGGCATCCGGCAGCCGGTGACCGACTTCGCCGCCGCACACCCGGGCACGCGGGTCCTCGAACCACGCTTCATGGAGATCCAGCAGGCGGTCGGCGTCCCGCGCTCGCGCAGCGCCGCCGCGGTCGACGCACTGCGCGCGTTCGTCGAGGACGTGAAGGCCAGCGGGTTCGTCGCGGAGTCGCTCGCCCGCTCGGGGCGTACGGACGCCTCGGTCGCCCCGCCGGCCTGA
- a CDS encoding glycoside hydrolase family 6 protein, with translation MHLAPLVRVLASAALLVTPTAVAATTAVSPATAVAPDREVAPLAPAAQVRARASQPVWTAPVRAHSQNPTNPLAGRLWGVYEGPQDQVWRPFTEATGKVREALATIAERPRTKWYGAFVPDTSIRQTVTDYVASSQDGNPETLAQMAVFRMVPWEGEACTRPTTPAEAASYRTWITELAAGIGSAHTLVVMQPDGPFLLCAPDRAAKSELLTWATQTLSALPNTSVYIDAGAADWCENGTRQESSSCAKILELSGIEYARGFALDSTHYTGPVENIDRGTEILEILRADGYGDKHFIVDTAKSGRPTMWPDIVPATKKDLKNNARTCSTRKMKRCVTLGIPPTPRPADPQWGLPAKQRKIAAKYVDGFVWFGRPWLFNQADPFVAQRALDMVRTTPWTATGPR, from the coding sequence ATGCACCTCGCACCGCTCGTCCGCGTCCTGGCCTCGGCCGCACTGCTGGTGACCCCGACCGCGGTCGCGGCGACGACGGCCGTCTCCCCTGCCACGGCCGTCGCGCCCGACCGCGAGGTCGCGCCACTCGCACCCGCCGCCCAGGTCCGGGCCCGGGCCTCCCAGCCGGTGTGGACCGCGCCGGTGCGCGCCCACTCCCAGAACCCGACCAACCCGCTCGCGGGCCGGCTCTGGGGCGTCTACGAGGGGCCGCAGGACCAGGTGTGGCGCCCCTTCACCGAGGCCACCGGCAAGGTCCGCGAGGCGCTGGCGACGATCGCCGAGCGACCACGCACCAAGTGGTACGGCGCGTTCGTGCCCGACACGTCGATCCGCCAGACGGTCACCGACTACGTCGCGTCGTCGCAGGACGGCAACCCGGAGACGCTCGCGCAGATGGCGGTCTTCCGGATGGTGCCGTGGGAGGGCGAGGCCTGCACCCGCCCCACCACCCCTGCCGAGGCCGCGAGCTATCGCACGTGGATCACCGAGCTCGCCGCCGGCATCGGCAGCGCGCACACGCTGGTGGTCATGCAGCCCGACGGGCCGTTCCTGCTGTGCGCGCCCGACCGCGCCGCCAAGTCCGAGCTGCTCACCTGGGCCACCCAGACGCTCAGCGCCTTGCCCAACACCAGCGTCTACATCGACGCCGGCGCGGCCGACTGGTGCGAGAACGGCACCCGCCAGGAGTCGTCGAGCTGCGCGAAGATCCTCGAGCTCTCCGGCATCGAGTACGCCCGCGGCTTCGCGCTGGACTCCACGCACTACACCGGCCCGGTCGAGAACATCGACCGCGGCACCGAGATCCTCGAGATCCTGCGCGCCGACGGCTACGGCGACAAGCACTTCATCGTCGACACCGCGAAGTCCGGTCGCCCCACCATGTGGCCCGACATCGTCCCGGCGACGAAGAAGGACCTCAAGAACAACGCCCGCACCTGCTCGACGCGGAAGATGAAGCGCTGCGTCACCCTCGGCATCCCGCCCACCCCGCGCCCGGCCGACCCGCAGTGGGGGCTCCCCGCGAAGCAGCGCAAGATCGCGGCGAAGTACGTCGACGGGTTCGTCTGGTTCGGCCGGCCGTGGCTGTTCAACCAGGCCGACCCGTTCGTCGCCCAGCGCGCCCTCGACATGGTCCGCACGACGCCGTGGACGGCGACCGGCCCCCGCTGA
- a CDS encoding nitroreductase: MTTESYETLARLLDERHTCRQFRPDPVPDDVVERLLATAQRTPSWCNTQPWRVDVVSGPATGRFRAALAEHVMSQPQQPDFPFPPTYAGAYRHRRRECGHQLYDSVGIAKDDTTRRLEQTLRNFEFFDAPHVAIVTTEADLGVYGAIDCGLWLQTFLLGAQALGLAAAPQAALAAYPSLVREHLGLPDHRLVVFGVSFGYADEQHPVNGFRTSRAALEDAVAWHRD, from the coding sequence GTGACCACCGAGTCGTACGAGACGCTGGCCCGCCTGCTGGACGAGCGCCACACCTGCCGCCAGTTCCGTCCCGACCCGGTGCCGGACGACGTGGTGGAGCGGTTGCTCGCGACCGCGCAGCGCACCCCGTCGTGGTGCAACACCCAGCCGTGGCGGGTCGACGTCGTCAGCGGACCGGCCACCGGCCGGTTCCGAGCCGCGCTCGCCGAGCACGTGATGTCGCAGCCGCAGCAGCCGGACTTCCCGTTCCCGCCGACCTACGCGGGTGCCTACCGCCACCGTCGCCGGGAGTGCGGCCACCAGCTCTACGACAGCGTTGGGATCGCCAAGGACGACACCACACGTCGCCTCGAGCAGACCCTGCGCAACTTCGAGTTCTTCGACGCACCCCACGTCGCGATCGTCACCACCGAGGCCGACCTCGGCGTCTACGGCGCGATCGACTGCGGGCTCTGGCTGCAGACGTTCCTGCTCGGCGCCCAGGCGCTCGGCCTCGCCGCCGCGCCGCAGGCCGCGCTCGCGGCGTACCCCTCGCTGGTGCGCGAGCACCTCGGTCTTCCCGACCACCGGCTGGTCGTCTTCGGGGTGTCCTTCGGGTACGCCGACGAGCAGCACCCGGTCAACGGCTTCCGCACCTCACGCGCGGCCCTCGAGGACGCGGTGGCCTGGCACCGCGACTGA
- a CDS encoding cobalamin-binding protein translates to MRIVSLIPSATEILFAVGAGDEVVGVTFECDHPPAARERQVVSTSAMPEGLTPKEIDDFVAAAMNAGEDLYRLDAGALADLDADLVVTQDLCAVCAVDVDTVDDALAHLGCRADVATLDPHTLADVLASVTEIGRLTGRERQAADLVASLEDRLAAVEARVAGRERPRVLVLEWTDPPFTPGHWIPEMVVRAGGEPALGTAGARSGRTTWEQARASAPDVVVVAPCGFGLDASAEMAAGVRHHFPDVPVWAVDADGQFARPGPRLVDGVEALAAVLHPDAGLVPGAAREV, encoded by the coding sequence GTGCGCATCGTCTCCCTGATCCCGTCGGCCACCGAGATCCTCTTCGCCGTCGGCGCGGGCGACGAGGTCGTGGGCGTCACCTTCGAGTGCGACCACCCGCCGGCCGCGCGGGAACGGCAGGTGGTGTCGACGTCGGCCATGCCGGAGGGACTGACGCCGAAGGAGATCGACGACTTCGTCGCCGCCGCGATGAACGCGGGCGAGGACCTCTACCGACTCGACGCCGGGGCGCTGGCCGACCTCGACGCCGACCTCGTCGTGACCCAGGACCTGTGCGCGGTCTGCGCGGTCGACGTGGACACCGTCGACGACGCGCTGGCGCACCTCGGCTGCCGCGCCGACGTCGCGACCCTCGACCCGCACACGCTGGCCGACGTGCTGGCCTCGGTCACCGAGATCGGCCGGCTGACCGGACGTGAGCGGCAGGCGGCCGACCTCGTCGCGTCACTGGAGGACCGGCTCGCGGCGGTCGAGGCGCGCGTCGCCGGCCGCGAGCGACCGCGCGTGCTGGTGCTGGAGTGGACCGACCCGCCGTTCACCCCCGGCCACTGGATCCCGGAGATGGTCGTCCGCGCGGGCGGCGAGCCGGCCCTCGGCACCGCCGGCGCCCGTTCCGGGCGCACCACCTGGGAGCAGGCGCGTGCCTCCGCCCCTGACGTCGTCGTGGTCGCGCCCTGCGGCTTCGGGCTCGACGCCAGCGCCGAGATGGCGGCGGGCGTACGCCACCACTTCCCCGACGTGCCGGTGTGGGCGGTCGACGCCGACGGGCAGTTCGCCCGGCCGGGTCCGCGCCTGGTCGACGGTGTCGAGGCGCTCGCCGCGGTGCTGCACCCGGACGCCGGCCTCGTGCCGGGCGCCGCGCGCGAGGTCTGA
- a CDS encoding HIT family protein produces MSDCVFCRIVAGDLPGHVVLETDDLVAFLDTRPVFKGHVLLVPREHVETLPDLPAELRDGFLEAAQRLAVAVKDGLGAQGSFVAINNTVSQSVPHLHLHVVPRTKGDGLRGFFWPRTKYADGEPEAYAERLRAALA; encoded by the coding sequence GTGAGCGACTGCGTCTTCTGCCGGATCGTCGCCGGCGACCTGCCCGGGCACGTCGTGCTCGAGACCGACGACCTGGTGGCGTTCCTCGACACCCGGCCGGTGTTCAAGGGCCACGTCCTGCTGGTGCCGCGTGAGCACGTCGAGACGCTGCCGGACCTCCCGGCCGAGCTGCGCGACGGCTTCCTCGAGGCCGCGCAGCGGCTGGCGGTCGCCGTCAAGGACGGCCTCGGCGCGCAGGGCTCGTTCGTGGCGATCAACAACACCGTCAGCCAGTCGGTGCCCCACCTCCACCTCCACGTCGTGCCGCGCACCAAGGGCGACGGCCTGCGCGGCTTCTTCTGGCCCCGCACGAAGTACGCCGACGGCGAGCCCGAGGCGTACGCCGAGAGGCTCCGCGCCGCGCTCGCCTGA